A portion of the Plasmodium relictum strain SGS1 genome assembly, chromosome: 11 genome contains these proteins:
- the EMC3 gene encoding ER membrane protein complex subunit 3, putative, whose protein sequence is MEPLILDEKIRIYALLPIFIIVVLVCIIKSNLGQMLCPEAKTDVEKLRQNNFLTRFNLLKCNNGFISPVAFLSRKQFYNKPHVGFFNDIPEQINPFDAMLKQDPSDLFGMMKNQIPFFILQLGLGFLINLFFSGYLVAKIPFPLTYKFKSTLQMGMDIDLLDMKFVSSLSWYFLVMFGSSGLISIIDYFVLQEKDRSQNSAFENLMAVQNPLARQPINMNSVPDLKKFYQQKKEELENVKYEFLLEDIEYNLIKSWK, encoded by the exons ATGGAGCCATTAATACTAGATGAAAAGATAAGAATATATGCATTACTAccaatttttataattgtcGTTTTAGTgtgtataataaaaagtaatttaGGGCAAATGCTTTGCCCTGAAGCTAAAACAGATGTTGAAAAATTAAGacaaaa tAACTTCTTAACAAGATTCAATTTACTAAAATGTAACAATGGTTTTATAAGTCCGGTAGCTTTTTTAAGTCGTAAACAATTTTATAACAAACCTCATGTTGGTTTTTTCAATGACATACCTGAACAAATTAATCCCTTTGACGCTATGTTAAAACAAGATCCTTCTGATTTATTTGGAATGATGAAAAATCAAATtcccttttttattttacaattgGGTTTAGggtttttaataaaccttTTCTTTTCAGGATATTTAGTGG ctAAGATACCATTTCCATTaacttataaatttaaatcaaCATTGCAAATGGGAATGGATATAGATTTATTAGATATGAAATTTGTATCTTCATTATCAtg GTATTTTCTTGTTATGTTTGGATCAAGTGGATTAATTAGTATTATTGATTATTTCGTTCTTCAAg aaaaagataGGTCTCAGAATAGTGCTTTTGAAAATTTGATGGCTGTCCAAAACCCTTTAGCTAGGc AACCAATAAATATGAATAGTGTACctgatttaaaaaagttttatcaacaaaaaaaagaagaattagAGAATGtg aaatatgaatttttacTGGAAGATATAGAATATAATCTCATAAAAAGttggaaataa
- a CDS encoding RNA-binding protein, putative: MKANERTVNQMDISPSKDDKSTKKKPHLRKAAGIVWKDPTLDEWPENDFRIFCGNLGNEVSNDILANAFRKYKSFNMAKVIRDKRNNKTKGYGFVSLSDPQDMLDALKTMNNKFIGNRPITVKRSKWKDREIDSKKNKDFDNFLKDAHLPAKKYRKFKKHVKKDNNKEVHDKLINKNSVN, translated from the exons atgaaagcaAATGAACGAACGGTGAATCAAATGGATATTAGTCCATCTAAAGATGATAAAtcaactaaaaaaaaa CCACATTTAAGGAAGGCAGCTGGAATTGTTTGGAAAGATCCGACATTAGATGAATGGCCTGAAAATGATTTTCGAATTTTTTGTGGAAATTTGGGAAATGAAGTATCCAATGATATTTTGGCAAATGcatttagaaaatataaatcatttaatatGGCTAAA gTAATAAGAgacaaaagaaataataaaacaaaaggATATGGGTTTGTATCATTATCAGATCCTCAAGATATGTTAGATGCTTTAAAAACtatgaataataaatttattggAAATAGACCAATTACTGTTAAAAGAAGTAAATGGAAAGATAGAGAAAttgattcaaaaaaaaataaagattttgACAATTTTTTGAAAGACGCTCATTTACCAGCGAAAAAATATAGGAAATTCAAAAAGCatgtaaaaaaagataataataaag aagtTCATGATAaactaataaataaaaattcagtAAACTAG
- a CDS encoding ADP-ribosylation factor, putative, translated as MGNTVNKKINSINEETTTKRKNNSGKKYNILILGLNGSGKTTLLYHNFIPEWTNITSHMEPTISYHYEEVKWINGTIGFWDISGNPIMRNIWQLIYRNVKVNAILYVINIMDISDEIITENNMLISLLLNDECLQASCVVLVFNTFNDVKNIEDTFKNELLIKYKIKDLINDYGNRIHYIFVDCKNCNLDAKWMDLIKQISYYF; from the exons atgggAAATactgttaataaaaaaataaattccataaatgaagaaactacgacaaaaagaaaaaataactctggaaaaaagtataatattttaattttaggCCTTAATGGGTCAGGTAAAACAACACTATTatatcataattttattCCAG aatggACAAATATTACTTCTCATATGGAACCAACAATTTCTTATCATTATGAAGAAGTCAAATGGATAAATGGAACAATTGGTTTTTGGGATATTTCAGGGAATCCAATa aTGAGAAATATTTGGCaattaatatatagaaaCGTAAAAGTAAATGCAATCTTATatgttattaatataatgGATATATCGGATGAAATTATTACAGAAAATAACATGTTAATAAGTCTTTTATTGAATGACGAATGTTTACAAGCATCTTGTGTTGTTTTAGtttttaatacttttaatGATGTGAAAAACATAGAAGatacttttaaaaatgaattattaattaaatataaaattaaagattTAATTAATGATTATGGAAACAggattcattatatttttgttgaTTGCAAAAATTGTAACTTAGACGCAAAATGGATGGATTTAATAAAACAgatttcatattatttttga